A genomic region of Ovis canadensis isolate MfBH-ARS-UI-01 breed Bighorn chromosome 9, ARS-UI_OviCan_v2, whole genome shotgun sequence contains the following coding sequences:
- the ABRA gene encoding actin-binding Rho-activating protein gives MAPGEKERGDGPAKSALRKVHTATLVITLARGWQQWANENSIRQAQEPAGWMPGGTQDPPDASGPAIDAPTRWKAQRAPKPSSPKPEGCGEDGHGSEEASTVSPIKRKEVTKTVVSKAYERGGDLGHLSHRYEQGGDPPEAGQLESDVDRLLRSRGSPTRRRKCAKLVTELTRGWKAMEQEEPKCRSDSVDTEDSGYGGEPDERPEPDGEPVAVARIKRPLPSQANRFTEKLNCKAQRKYSQVGNLKGRWQQWADEHIQSQKLNPFSDEFDYELAMSTRLHKGDEGYGRPKEGTKTAERAKRAEEHIYREILDMCFIIRSMARHRRDGKIQVTFGDLFDRYVRISDKVVGILMRARKHGLVDFEGEMLWQGRDDHVVITLLK, from the exons ATGGCCCCCGGGGAAAAGGAAAGGGGGGACGGGCCGGCCAAGAGTGCCCTCCGGAAGGTGCACACGGCCACCCTGGTTATCACCTTGGCCCGAGGCTGGCAGCAGTGGGCCAATGAAAACAGCATCAGGCAGGCCCAGGAGCCTGCAGGCTGGATGCCAGGGGGCACCCAGGACCCACCCGATGCTTCTGGACCAGCGATAGACGCCCCCACCCGCTGGAAAGCTCAGAGGGCCCCAAAGCCTTCCTCCCCGAAGCCGGAGGGCTGTGGAGAGGATGGGCACGGCTCAGAGGAAGCCAGCACAGTTTCTCCTATCAAGAGGAAAGAGGTGACCAAAACGGTGGTCAGCAAGGCTTACGAGAGAGGAGGGGACCTGGGCCACCTCAGCCACCGGTACGAGCAGGGTGGCGACCCGCCGGAGGCCGGGCAGCTGGAGAGCGACGTGGACAGACTCCTCCGCAGCCGCGGCTCCCCAACGCGGAGGAGGAAGTGTGCCAAGCTGGTGACCGAGCTGACCAGAGGCTGGAAAGCAATGGAGCAGGAGGAGCCCAAGTGCAGGAGCGACAGCGTGGACACAGAGGACAGCGGCTACGGCGGCGAGCCGGACGAGAGGCCGGAGCCGGACGGAGAGCCGGTGGCCGTGGCCAGGATCAAACGCCCGCTGCCCTCCCA GGCAAATAGATTCACAGAGAAGCTCAACTGCAAAGCCCAGCGGAAATACAGTCAAGTGGGCAATCTGAAAGGGAGATGGCAACAATGGGCTGATGAACATATCCAATCCCAGAAGCTCAATCCCTTCAGTGATGAGTTTGATTATGAGTTGGCCATGTCTACCCGCCTGCACAAAGGAGACGAAGGCTACGGTCGCCCCAAGGAAGGAACCAAAACTGCCGAACGGGCCAAGAGAGCCGAGGAACACATCTACAGAGAAATCCTGGACATGTGTTTCATCATCCGCTCGATGGCTCGCCACAGACGGGACGGCAAGATCCAGGTCACCTTTGGGGATCTCTTTGACAGATATGTCCGTATTTCAGATAAAGTTGTGGGCATTCTCATGCGTGCCAGGAAACACGGGCTGGTCGACTTTGAAGGAGAGATGTTATGGCAGGGCCGGGATGACCATGTTGTGATTACTCTACTCAAGTGA